In a single window of the Streptomyces sp. MMBL 11-1 genome:
- a CDS encoding helix-turn-helix domain-containing protein, producing MSDFDAIDSLLDAVGPQAELPPCHVRRELRERARLSKAQVARALGVSPSTLSGWESGRDPTGEIRTKYAYLLDGLNAKLATETETETAPAAEQPVTSGTAAAVTPLSSPDLGQDEDGDDVELLVAPEPCVLCGHPAGQRVAGFAQHLTPADCRPTATGAPAAPSTGQPTAHTSKAPLRTTRPARATERSKGPARHAFQETSGPVDLIREAVQGALAEHRGDVDAATAALVKRAIPDAMRLLDETRKGARYDVIAHPWIPDILKKQTARGADQIWEARPKWTRHELPPGRHQVT from the coding sequence GTGAGCGACTTCGACGCGATCGACTCGCTGCTTGACGCCGTCGGCCCCCAGGCCGAACTCCCGCCCTGCCACGTGCGCCGCGAGCTGCGGGAGCGGGCTCGGCTGTCCAAGGCACAGGTGGCACGCGCGCTCGGCGTGAGCCCCTCAACCCTCAGCGGGTGGGAAAGCGGCCGGGACCCGACCGGCGAGATCCGCACCAAATACGCCTACCTGCTGGACGGACTGAACGCCAAGCTCGCCACCGAGACCGAGACCGAGACGGCGCCGGCTGCGGAGCAGCCCGTCACGTCAGGCACGGCCGCGGCTGTCACCCCTTTGTCTTCGCCCGACCTCGGCCAGGACGAGGACGGGGACGATGTGGAGCTGCTCGTCGCCCCCGAGCCCTGTGTGCTGTGCGGCCATCCCGCCGGACAACGCGTGGCGGGGTTCGCTCAGCACCTGACCCCGGCCGACTGCCGGCCCACCGCCACCGGGGCCCCAGCTGCCCCGTCAACCGGACAGCCCACCGCGCACACCTCGAAAGCGCCGCTGCGCACGACACGTCCGGCACGTGCGACGGAGCGTTCCAAGGGCCCGGCCCGCCACGCGTTCCAGGAGACGTCCGGCCCGGTCGACCTTATCCGCGAGGCCGTGCAGGGTGCGCTTGCCGAGCACCGGGGCGACGTCGACGCAGCCACGGCAGCGCTGGTGAAACGGGCCATCCCGGACGCGATGCGACTGCTGGACGAGACCCGTAAAGGCGCCCGCTACGACGTGATCGCGCACCCCTGGATCCCCGACATCCTCAAGAAGCAGACCGCGCGAGGCGCGGACCAGATCTGGGAAGCCCGCCCCAAGTGGACCCGCCACGAACTCCCGCCCGGCCGGCATCAGGTGACC
- a CDS encoding helix-turn-helix domain-containing protein yields MGLRLEESLRLTVAALMQVTGESQRSVAGVLGLTQTQVSRRQAGAISWSLRDVDALAEHYGIGALDLLAGPTRACEALSADRRRTVRTEARGTGR; encoded by the coding sequence ATGGGATTGCGCTTGGAGGAGTCGCTGCGGCTGACGGTGGCCGCGTTGATGCAGGTAACGGGTGAATCGCAGCGGTCGGTCGCGGGGGTGCTGGGACTGACGCAGACACAGGTGTCGCGTCGGCAGGCGGGCGCCATCTCCTGGAGCCTGCGCGACGTCGACGCCCTGGCCGAGCACTACGGCATCGGCGCGCTGGACCTCCTGGCGGGTCCGACCAGAGCATGCGAGGCGCTGTCCGCCGACAGGCGCCGTACCGTGCGGACCGAAGCAAGGGGGACGGGCCGGTGA
- a CDS encoding DUF1345 domain-containing protein yields the protein MDSWLSERRRSLVCLLIAVSAAVVLPLDSVVRISASDVGVLVLFAYLVPYLGITLIAFLRASPERIRSWADREARGTFLQRYVLGTAPGPGASILIAAAALAVAVVWLPGHLSTTFGGGSRALLSLSLVVIAWTCVVVAFAVAFQADNLVENEEALDFPGAGAAVWADYVYFAVAVMTTFGTTDVNVTSRAMRRTISANAVIAFVFNTVTVASLVSALRG from the coding sequence GTGGATTCCTGGCTGTCCGAACGACGTCGTTCACTGGTGTGCCTGCTCATCGCGGTGAGCGCGGCTGTGGTCCTGCCCCTCGACAGTGTCGTGCGGATCTCGGCTTCCGACGTCGGCGTGCTGGTGCTGTTCGCCTACCTGGTTCCCTACCTGGGCATCACGTTGATCGCGTTCCTGCGTGCCTCACCGGAACGGATCCGTTCCTGGGCGGACCGCGAGGCCCGTGGCACCTTCCTGCAGCGGTACGTCCTGGGCACCGCGCCCGGGCCGGGGGCATCCATCCTCATTGCAGCCGCTGCGCTGGCCGTGGCGGTGGTGTGGCTGCCCGGCCACCTCAGTACCACCTTCGGCGGGGGCTCTCGCGCCCTGCTGTCGCTGTCGCTCGTCGTCATCGCCTGGACCTGCGTCGTCGTGGCGTTCGCCGTCGCCTTCCAGGCCGACAATCTGGTGGAGAACGAAGAGGCACTCGATTTCCCCGGAGCGGGGGCCGCGGTCTGGGCCGACTATGTCTACTTCGCCGTGGCGGTCATGACGACCTTCGGCACCACCGACGTCAACGTGACCTCACGCGCCATGCGGCGGACCATCTCGGCCAACGCGGTCATCGCCTTCGTCTTCAACACGGTCACTGTCGCCAGTCTGGTCTCCGCGCTCCGCGGCTAG
- the rph gene encoding rifamycin-inactivating phosphotransferase has product MTASYVLDLKEVDERCVAAVGGKGAHLGGLSRLEGVRVPEGFCVTTDAFRRAMTKVPSIGGRLDELARLSPDDREAIRTLSAQMRGIIEDLAVPGDLAETVTGALARYGEHAAYAVRSSATAEDLPTASFAGQQDTYLNVLGAAAVLQHISRCWASMFTERAVIYRQRNGIDHRTVHMAVVVQRMVFPQASGVLFTADPVTGNRKVATVEAGFGLGEALVSGLVNPDVFTVRDGEVVTRAIAVKERAVHAVPAGGTCDVAVDARQRERPALTDEQAVSLVGLGRRIEAYFGRPQDIEWCLVDDGFRIVQSRPVTTLFPLPVIDNGEEGKDGGNHVYVSVGHQQMMTDPMKPLGFSMWQLTAMVPMHEAGGRLFVDVTRRLASPAGRDALLEAMGKGDPLVRDALETVLEREGFVPLLPDAAPGGPPPTGAPAPIDTDPAVVTELIEYSRTSIAALERDIRTKKGPALFDFLLEAFEEHKRVLADPLSMQAIMAGMDATWWLNDRLWEWLGEKNAADTLTLSAPGNITSEMGLALLDVADVIRPLPEVLAFLRDAGHLEDATFLDELAKTEGGDEAREAIEAYLDRYGMRCVGEIDITRPRWRERPTMLVPVILDNVRNFRPGAAERRFEQGRRKAGEKERDVLSRLRALPDGDRKADETQRMIERVRTFIGYREYPKYGIVCRYFVYKRALLAEAERLVRDHVLPEKEDAFYLTFQELHEAVRSNRADEQLIQRRKEAFWSYHALTPPRVLTSEGEAVTGAYRRDDVPAGALTGLPVSAGTVEGRARVVLDMAEADLEAGDILVTAFTDPSWSPLFVGIAGLVTEVGGLMTHGAVIAREYGLPAVVGVEQATRLIRDGQRIRVHGIDGYVELLP; this is encoded by the coding sequence GTGACGGCCTCGTACGTGCTGGATCTCAAAGAGGTCGACGAGAGGTGCGTCGCGGCCGTCGGCGGCAAGGGCGCGCACCTGGGCGGACTGTCGCGGCTCGAGGGCGTGCGTGTGCCGGAGGGTTTCTGCGTGACGACGGACGCCTTCCGGCGGGCCATGACAAAGGTCCCGTCGATCGGCGGTCGGCTCGATGAGCTGGCACGCCTGAGCCCGGACGACCGGGAGGCGATTCGCACGCTCAGCGCACAGATGCGCGGCATCATCGAGGATCTCGCCGTTCCGGGCGACCTCGCGGAGACGGTCACCGGTGCGCTCGCCCGGTATGGCGAGCACGCCGCGTACGCCGTCCGGTCCAGTGCGACGGCGGAGGACCTGCCCACGGCCTCTTTCGCCGGCCAGCAGGACACGTATCTGAACGTCCTGGGGGCGGCCGCGGTCCTCCAGCACATCAGCCGGTGCTGGGCTTCGATGTTCACCGAGCGGGCCGTGATCTACCGACAGCGGAACGGTATCGACCACCGTACGGTCCACATGGCCGTGGTCGTTCAGCGGATGGTCTTCCCGCAGGCGTCCGGCGTCCTGTTCACGGCCGACCCCGTCACCGGCAACCGGAAGGTCGCCACCGTGGAAGCCGGTTTCGGCCTCGGCGAGGCACTGGTCTCCGGTCTGGTGAACCCCGACGTCTTCACGGTCCGGGACGGCGAAGTCGTCACGAGAGCCATCGCCGTCAAGGAGCGCGCCGTTCACGCCGTGCCCGCCGGCGGTACGTGTGACGTGGCGGTCGACGCGCGGCAGCGGGAGCGGCCGGCGCTGACGGACGAGCAGGCCGTCAGCCTCGTGGGGCTCGGCCGCCGGATCGAAGCGTACTTCGGCCGCCCGCAGGACATCGAATGGTGCCTGGTCGATGATGGTTTCCGGATCGTCCAGAGCCGGCCGGTCACCACCCTCTTCCCCCTCCCCGTCATCGACAACGGCGAAGAGGGCAAGGACGGGGGGAACCACGTCTACGTCTCTGTCGGCCACCAGCAGATGATGACCGACCCCATGAAGCCCCTCGGGTTCTCCATGTGGCAGCTGACGGCCATGGTGCCGATGCACGAGGCGGGTGGGCGGCTGTTCGTCGATGTCACCCGGCGACTGGCATCGCCTGCCGGCCGTGATGCTCTCCTGGAGGCCATGGGGAAGGGTGATCCGCTGGTCAGGGACGCGCTGGAGACCGTCCTCGAACGCGAGGGCTTCGTTCCCTTGCTCCCGGACGCGGCTCCCGGCGGCCCGCCGCCCACGGGTGCGCCCGCCCCGATCGACACCGATCCGGCCGTTGTCACGGAACTGATCGAGTACAGCCGGACGTCCATCGCCGCTCTGGAACGTGACATCCGGACGAAGAAGGGTCCGGCACTGTTCGACTTCCTGCTGGAGGCGTTCGAGGAGCACAAGCGGGTACTTGCCGATCCGCTGAGCATGCAGGCGATCATGGCGGGGATGGACGCCACATGGTGGCTCAACGACAGGCTGTGGGAGTGGCTGGGCGAGAAGAACGCCGCGGACACGCTGACACTGTCCGCCCCCGGCAACATCACGTCGGAGATGGGGCTGGCGCTTCTCGACGTCGCGGACGTGATCCGCCCGCTGCCGGAGGTGCTGGCGTTCCTGCGGGACGCCGGGCACCTCGAGGACGCCACCTTCCTGGACGAGCTGGCGAAGACCGAGGGCGGGGACGAGGCGCGCGAGGCCATCGAGGCCTACCTCGACCGGTACGGCATGCGCTGCGTCGGCGAGATCGACATCACCAGGCCACGATGGCGCGAGCGCCCCACCATGCTTGTTCCCGTGATCCTCGACAACGTGCGGAACTTCCGCCCGGGCGCCGCCGAGCGGCGCTTCGAACAGGGCCGGAGGAAGGCCGGGGAGAAGGAACGGGACGTGCTGTCACGGCTGCGGGCCCTGCCGGACGGGGACCGGAAGGCCGATGAGACGCAGCGGATGATCGAGCGGGTCAGGACCTTCATCGGCTACCGGGAGTACCCGAAGTACGGGATCGTCTGCCGCTACTTCGTCTACAAGCGTGCCCTGCTCGCGGAGGCCGAGCGGCTCGTGCGGGACCACGTGCTTCCTGAGAAGGAGGACGCCTTCTACCTGACGTTCCAGGAGCTCCACGAGGCCGTACGGTCCAACCGGGCGGACGAGCAGCTCATCCAGCGGCGCAAGGAGGCGTTTTGGTCGTATCACGCGCTCACCCCGCCGCGGGTCCTCACATCGGAGGGTGAGGCCGTCACCGGCGCGTACCGGCGCGACGACGTGCCGGCCGGCGCGCTGACCGGTCTGCCGGTGTCCGCCGGGACCGTCGAGGGAAGGGCCCGCGTCGTCCTCGACATGGCGGAGGCTGACCTGGAAGCGGGCGACATCCTGGTCACGGCCTTCACGGACCCCAGCTGGTCGCCGCTGTTCGTCGGAATCGCGGGCCTGGTGACGGAGGTCGGCGGTCTGATGACCCATGGCGCGGTGATCGCCCGGGAGTACGGTCTGCCGGCGGTCGTCGGCGTGGAGCAGGCCACCCGTCTGATCCGGGACGGGCAGCGGATCCGCGTACACGGAATCGACGGGTACGTCGAGCTTCTGCCCTGA
- a CDS encoding DUF5701 family protein encodes MPNASTADPAHALPSPADQARRLIELGVHEIAGIPAEDIHAFAETADPGRDILLAVHPDHAPASTLAPLLLRDGKPGFVVVDMPDVDQFTPNTAELPDTPLYFITGPDRGDHMSNWSPEEALPAFTQQGRTPLVLTEGIHWVLQQPAVLQRNLCFMTIGSRLRKANGTLDARTPAIWISNGTGRDSRERRNAPKIGWCWWGNRHTWLGFASATSRERQ; translated from the coding sequence TTGCCCAACGCTTCCACTGCCGACCCTGCACACGCGCTCCCGTCACCAGCCGACCAGGCACGGCGCCTGATCGAGCTCGGAGTGCACGAGATCGCGGGGATCCCCGCCGAGGACATCCACGCGTTCGCCGAAACAGCCGACCCGGGCCGCGACATACTGCTCGCCGTCCATCCCGACCACGCCCCCGCCTCCACCCTCGCACCACTACTGCTACGCGACGGCAAGCCCGGCTTCGTCGTCGTCGACATGCCCGACGTCGACCAGTTCACCCCCAACACGGCCGAACTCCCCGACACACCGCTCTACTTCATCACCGGACCCGACCGCGGCGACCACATGTCCAACTGGAGCCCGGAGGAAGCGTTGCCCGCCTTCACCCAACAGGGCCGCACCCCCCTGGTACTCACCGAGGGCATCCACTGGGTCCTGCAGCAACCGGCGGTACTCCAGCGGAACCTCTGCTTCATGACCATCGGGTCCCGGCTACGCAAAGCGAACGGCACCCTGGACGCGCGCACCCCGGCCATCTGGATCAGCAACGGCACCGGGCGAGACAGCCGGGAACGGCGCAACGCACCCAAGATCGGCTGGTGCTGGTGGGGCAACCGCCACACCTGGCTGGGATTCGCCTCCGCCACAAGCCGCGAACGTCAATAA